A stretch of the Elephas maximus indicus isolate mEleMax1 chromosome 3, mEleMax1 primary haplotype, whole genome shotgun sequence genome encodes the following:
- the RETN gene encoding resistin yields MKAVFLLLLLLPVLGLLVSGESRCPVDAAIDQEIQRGTISLILEAFNGLHLDCQSVTSRGDLATCPAGFAVTGCACGYGCGSWDVRAETTCHCQCQGMDWTTARCCRMLLSK; encoded by the exons ATGAAGgctgtcttcctcctcctcctcctcctccctgtccTGGGGCTGCTGGTGTCTGGCGAGTCCCGGTGTCCTGTGGATGCAGCCATCGATCAGGAGATCCAGAGAGGCACCATCTCCCTAA TTCTTGAGGCTTTTAACGGCCTTCACCTGGACTGCCAAAGCGTGACCTCCAGGGGGGATCTGGCCACCTGCCCAGCAG GTTTCGCCGTCACTGGCTGCGCGTGTGGTTACGGCTGTGGCTCATGGGACGTGCGTGCAGAGACCACGTGCCACTGCCAGTGCCAGGGCATGGACTGGACTACAGCACGCTGCTGCCGCATGCTGCTCTCAAAATGA